Proteins encoded within one genomic window of Platichthys flesus chromosome 13, fPlaFle2.1, whole genome shotgun sequence:
- the si:ch211-218d20.15 gene encoding uncharacterized protein si:ch211-218d20.15, protein MAARTSEPLCQPCVYHEAFKVELQVRRPLMPVQLGPEQVGLEMLCLCGQLDLLIRAQMQQFQEQLGQGCSPEESDTFQAQGSDILDQMLQCLEHLPKPMPQLEDYLDMMGLSAMFPRVEVFLIQGSPVEMLERPPMDDYFYHIAKLNQLLVLSQQLEEDIRHLGSHKYIAHQLSVIYQVISSFRGIQVFSEIKKDIEANFKQMKQSLVNDESSRHEPQLAAHYINWILEITQSLTSAVLSLPEELTDDLQQAVTFVSQLLS, encoded by the exons TGGAGCTACAGGTGAGGAGACCTCTGATGCCTGTGCAGCTGGGTCCGGAGCAGGTGGGCCTGGAGatgctgtgtctctgtgggcAGCTGGACCTCCTCATCAGGGCACAGATGCAGCAG TTCCAGGAGCAGTTGGGACAAGGCTGCAGTCCAGAGGAATCAGACACTTTCCAGGCTCAAG GATCAGATATTCTCGACCAGATGCTGCAGTGCCTCGAACATCTACCAAAGCCTATGCCACAGCTGGAG GACTACCTGGACATGATGGGCCTCTCAGCCATGTTTCCTCGTGTAGAGGTTTTCCTTATTCAAGGCAGCCCCGTGGAGATGTTGGAGAGGCCGCCAATGGACG ATTACTTCTACCACATCGCCAAACTGAACCAACTCTTGGTGCTGAGTCAGCAGCTGGAAGAAGATATCCGACACCTTGGAAGTCATAAATACATCGCCCACCAGCTCTCGGTCATATAT CAAGTCATCAGCTCTTTCAGGGGAATTCAGGTCTTctctgaaataaagaaagatatTGAGGCCAACTTCAAACAGATGAAGCAGTCTCTGGTGAACGACGAAAGCTCCAGGCATGAGCCTCAGCTGGCTGCTCACTACATCAACTG GATATTAGAAATAACTCAGAGCTTAACGTCGGCGGTGCTGTCGCTGCCGGAGGAGCTGACGGACGACCTCCAGCAGGCCGTGACCTTCGTGTCCCAGCTCCTGTCCTGA